The nucleotide window TCATTAATTACGTTATAATTTGATTAGAAGTttggtaagtaaattaaagtgaaATTGGTTCACAAGGTAAGTAAATTAAGGTGGTTGATTATTATATAGATGGAAGGTTGGACGAAGGTGTGGTGAGAAAAAAGGTGAAATGGGAACCTTACGTTCTTTTTAAGTGGTAGAGATAAATAGCATTCGAGTGCGTGCATATATACCTCATGGTCTTGTGAGAATGAAGCCCACAAACACGACAAATCCCTTCTCTCCCCCTCCGCTCTCTCCTCTTTCTCATGGAGACACCACGCCCCGCGCTCGCCGCCGGCGAAACCCCACCTCCGGCTGCCGCAGAGAGCAGCGCCAGCACCGAGGAGCCTCGGTGGCTTCAGCCAACTCCGAGCCATTTTAGTATTTGATGAGTTTGGCTGAAGAAGTTCAGTTAAATTGTCATACTGATTGATTATACATGGTACCATCATATGGTGAAACTTGCTCTATGTATTTCGTCGAAACCCTCCTGCTCTTCTCGAGGTTCATTACGATGCAGTTATGGTGTGTTTGTTTATGATGCAGGTGCTATGAAGAGACTGTCCAAAGTAACAAGAAGAGAAAAATGAGTGACAGGAGATAGCAGCGAGCAGATTGCTACCATTTTCCTACTGCTAGTGATCTAGTGCAAACACCCAGTGCAGGGAAGCATAAATAAATACCAGACATCAGCTCCTCCTCATTGGCTGAATCTGGTTGTTGAGAGTCAGGATGGCAGGTGCTACACAAAGTTTGCCAAGATCTCGTCACAGCAAGAGGCAGCGATGCCGGCGATCCCTTCCTCCTCATCCTCGTTGGATGTTCTCTACTTTTGGCATCTGCTTGACCCTAGGGCGTGCAGTGTCTTCTCAGATAAGTCCCAAACGATGGTAGTTCTGCTCGGGTGTCTGGGCTCTAAGCAAAAGCATCTCAAGAGATATGCCGATCACTACACATCCAgggagttccatggtgtgacCTTCACCCTCCCCACGTCCGAGATTGTTAGCTATAACGTCAGAGGGAAGGCTGAGAAGAATGTGGGGATGCTGTGTCCGGGAGGGGAGTGAGAAGAAGATAGTTTTTCATACTTTCAGTAACACGGGCTGGCTTTGGTATGTGCACTCTATTTGAATTTCTCGCATCAAGAATTAACTGAAACCTTGGGATTTGAAGCTTAGTTGTGCTTTTTGTTGCTGTTGTAGCTATTTCGGGTTATCCCAGCAAAGTCAGTGGAGTCATTCGTGGAGAGGCAACAGAAAGCAGGGTCTGAGGTGAGGTCGTGCAACACTGTGTCGTCCCCTCACGTCGACCACTACCGCAGCAATCCGGGGCTCTACACCTCTCAGCTGACCAACTTCCTGGAAGACTGTGCTGGGCCGCCGTGAGGACTCCTCGTCGTCGTCACCGTCTGCGTAGGGTGTTTCTGCAGCAATACCAACATATTTGTTCCTGGATTATACATCGACTAATTATACATCTGACCCAATTTACTCATTCCTTTTTGTCGGTTCGCTTGTGAGTTTACTTTAGGAGGCACAACTGTAAAAAATGTGAGAAGAAAAGCAAAACAAAATTGTGGTTATCAATTGCCGTTGACTTGTTCGTTGGTTCCAGTGCACAAACCATTTATCTGTGTGAATGGTTTATTTGTGCATACTTGATGACTGGCTCATGTCCTGTCGAAGTTCTTGTGACTTTATGTGGATGGGAGATGTGTTGGTTTGTTTGCACATAGTCTGATGACTGGTGACGACTGTCTGTCTCACTGGTTCTGGCTGTGATCCTGCGCAAAGTTTCTAGTGGTAGCGTACAAAGTTTATATTATTTTTTCAGTTATGCTTGCAGGACATGGAGATATTTATGGCATTCTCAGTATTTAGAATTCTCACTGTGAAAGGAAATATTTGGAGGTCTGTTGTTGTGCTTGAGCAAAGGTTTTGAACGGTTTGGGTTTCAATCCTGATCCAAGCAACCAGAGGTGTTATTTGGTGGCAGTTTGTCGTTGCAAATGCAATGAATAAAATGCCTCCATTGGGTCCCAAATGCGATGACAAATTTAAGGCGGGACATTTGATTCATGCACGGGTGATTTCCAAGCACAAATTAACAGTTGGCTATATGGATGTTGTTAGGAGCTAGGATTCTGCTGGTTCTAGGGCGGAGATTATAGGGGAAAGATGGAGGAAGACAAGGTTgagggcgcggcggccggcggctgGGCGCCGTCCTTGCGTGGTggagaagaggcggcggcggcgcaagaggcggctagggttaggttTCCCGGCTCCCTAAAGGAAGCCGAGCAAATACTGATTgcttcttgcttgattagattgatacatctcctctccttatatagagaggtttacttgactcctaAGCAAACGACCCTAATAACGATAAGATaattgggctaagcccctaataaCAATAAGATAACTTGGGCCACAACCCactgggctaagcccctaatatGCCGGTCATAACACCTCTCCCCGCCTGCacaaacagctcgtcctcgagctgtAAGGTGGGGAAGCGCTGGCTGAACTCCTCGAGGTGATCAACCAGCGTTAAACACCTTCGCGACAGCTGGGGCAGCCTGGTCGGCAGCGACGGCGTCCTCCTCAATGTAGTCTGCAGCCTCTAGGTAGAAGAGTCGCGGGCAGACCTGGCCAGGCGTGTAGGGCTCGTCGCAGTTGAAGCACAACCCTTGCCAGCGATGCTCGAGTAGCTTGGCCGAGGTGAGCCGGCGGAACGGGCACGCCGCAGTCGCGGCGAGGGGTGCCGCGGAAGCCTGAGCAGGCCGACCCTGCGCGGGAACATCCGGCCAGGGTAGCGGCCCAGCGGCCCGAGACGGCGATGCCTGCTGGATGGCCACCGCGCACCACTCGAACGCGTGGGCGTAGTACATGACCGTTTAGAGATCCTGGGGTCCCCGAAGCTCCACGTCCACGCGGATGTGATCCGGAAGTCCACCGACGAAGAGGTTGGCCCGCTGCTGCGCCGTCACGCCTGACGCGTGGCATGCCAAGGCCTGAAAACGGTCGGCGAAGTCCTGAACCGTGGAGGTGAAGGAAAGGTGGCCgagttccaccagccggctcccGCGTATCGGCGGCCCAAAGCGAAGGAGGCATAGCTCGCGAAAGCGCTCCCATGGGGGCATGCCGCCCTCGTCTTGCTCGAGGGCGTAGTACCGCGTCTGTGCGGCGCCCCTAAGGTGATATGAGGCGAGCCAGGTGCGTTCCGACGCGAGCGTGCGTTGCCCCAGGAAGAATTGCTCGCAGTGGTTGAGCCAATTGAGGGGGTACTTGGCGCCGTCGTAGGTGGCGAAGTCGAGCTTGGCGAAGCGCGGCGGTGTCTGAGCATGACCGCCGTGAGTGTACGGCTCGGCAGTACGGAGCAACGAAGAGGATGGCGTCGGTCCGGTGTGCACAGGTGGTCTGCTAGGAAGCGGTGGCCCGGCGCAGCCAGTGTGGAAACCCGCAGAGCCGGAGGGCCCGCCGTATGGCAGGGAGGGCGCCGGCTGGCCCGAGTCCATGGTGTAGACTGGCGGCGGTGATGTCCCGGCCAACCAGGCCGGAAGCTGGGACGGCGAGGGAGGGAACCGCACTTGCTGAATCGGCACGCCCACCGGCGCGGTTGTATTCAGCCCGGTGCTGGGCGGCGGAGGCGCCTGCAGCGGCAGCTGCTGCTGCATGGAaacggcggaggcggcgggcgcCGCGATGGCCGCGGCCGGCCATTGAGGCCAGAGCGGGGCGGTGGCGAGGGCTGGCTGCAGCTGCAGCGGGGGCTGCAGCGACCCGACCAGCGCCGCGGTGGCCCCTTGGTGCGGCGGCTGGCAGGGCGGTGGCGGCGGTAGCTGCAGCTGTGGCTGCAGAGGCCCGGCGAGCGCGGCGGAGGCTGCCGGGTGCGGCGGCTGCCACGGCAGCAGCATCGGCCCGGTGGTGATGGTTGGTGATGCGGCCGGCGGCAGCCCGTAGGGCCCGGCCAAGTAGAGGCAGATCCCCTGGACGGCTGTGACGAGATCGTTGAGGACGCCGGTCATCTCCGCCGGGGAGTAAACCAGCGGCGCGGTGGAGGGTAGTGGCGGCGGAACCGTGGAGGGGGGTGGCGACTGGCCGGTGGAGGCGCCGGCGGTGGAGCCCAACGACGCAGTGGGTAGGGCCAGCGGCGCTGTGGAAAGGATCGACGGCGGTGCGGTGGTGGTGGGCAGCAGCGGGATTGGTGGTGGTGCAGACATGGTCAAAATAGAGCTACCTGATACCAATGGCGGAGCTTAGTTGGGGCCAGCAGGGGCCACGGCCCCCAGCCTCAATACAAAAGCTGAAGAAATTTTTTTGGGGGCTGTTCAGATTAGAATTTTTTTAGCTTTTGCCCCCCCCCAAACAAACATATTTGCTACCTCGCCCCCCTGAACATCTTGTCTAGCTCCGCCACTACCTGATACCAAGGTGTTAGGAGCTAGGGTTCTGCCGGTTCTAGGGCGGAGATTGTAGAGGAAACATGAAGGAAGACGAGGTCGAGGGAACGGCGGCCGGCGGCTGGGCACCGTCCTTGCGTGGTGaagaagaggcggcggcggcgcaagaggcggctagggttaggtctcccggctccctaagggaagccgagcaaatactgattgcttcttgcttgattagattgatacatctcctctctttatatagagaggtttacttgactcctaAGGAAACGACCCTAATAACGATAAGATaattgggctaagcccctaataaCAATAAGATAACTTGGGCTACAACCCactgggctaagcccctaatatGCCGGTCATGACAGATGTCAATCGAGACAATTCCTTGTTCATTGATCACgaaaagaggaaaaaaagaagATTAGGTACTAATAGACACAATACTAGATTGCCAAGCCAGGTTACAAATCAGAAAAAGGAACACGTACATGCAACTCATTACTCATAGCATCGCCTCGGCGACGAAGCATTTTTATTGGTACATATTCCACAGAATACATGCGGTTGGAAGGATATGAAGTGTTCATGGATCCATCCTGGAGCAATATTCTTCTATCTCCTCCATCCCCATAAAGATCTTGAACTATCATTCCCTTTACACTATTGAACACGAAAGAAGAGATGTGAGGATTCCGAGGAGTGAGAGATGGATTAGAGGGGAGAATCCAGGGAGCCAGATTGCTCTATATCTCCACCTGCGCAAAATATAAAAAAAGCAGTCATAAAAAAAAACATCATAGTTTTCTTTTTGCCGGGATGGCAAAAACTTAGTTGAGCGTACGGAAGCAGTGAAGTTGATCCTGAAACTGACGAACATTAACTCATCCGAACAAAGCAAATACTACTCACTAGTATTGATTTGCTACGGTGGAGCAGCATATAGAGATTAATTGGGATATGCTACTCATCCGAACATTAACTCATACTCGTTAGTGAACATGCTACAAGGGTTGAATGAAGGAACGAATATGGCATCTCGATCAACTGCCTTAATATTATCGTGTGGACAAACAGACATGCATAGATATAGATAGTAACGAATATGGCATCTCGATCAGCATATAAGTATGTATACCTCGCATCCTTTCTGCCGCAGCTCCTTTCGTGTGATGTCATCTTCAGAAATCTGGGGCATATAGCTCAGCGTCAGGTGACCGAGGGATGGAAGGTGCAGCAACCCCTCGGGGAGCTTGCTCATCTTCCTGCACGACTCAAGTTTCAGGTGGAAGAGCTTTGGCATTGCCCCTTCCTCCATCCTCCACTCCTCGGTGGAAAAATTACATAGTTCTAACTCTTGCAGCCGAGGAAACCCTTGGGCAGAGCAGATCATGGTCTGGCCTTTGTACCcactcaactccaactccacaagACAGGGAAGTTCCTCCAGGATCGGCATCGGGTCTTGTTTTATGACATTAGCATGTAGCATAAGATGACGTACGCTTTGTGGGAACTCAGCAGGCAGCTTATCTAGCACATCAAATTCGTAGAGACTAATACTAACCAGGTGAGACATGTTTGGAAATATGTTGATCACCTCCGCTGGTATATTGGGGTCCATATACAAGGAGAAGGTTGTTAATTGATTCAGCTGGCCCAAGAAAATCATCATGTCATGACAGCGGAAATCAGTGCCAACAGGAGCAAGATGCAACACAAAGCTTTGTAGCTCTTTCAGCTGCAGTCGCACACTCCTTGCAGGTGGCGGTAGAGAAAACCCATTGTGAAGGTAAACATGCCTTAGAGTAGGGATATCCCAGAGAGAGTTTGGTACTTGTGAGTCCAATGACCTGTTCTTTAGTTCTATAGTCTGCAAGTAAAGGAGTTTTCCAACTGAAGAAGGGAGCGCCACACCTTCACAATATCTCAACCTAAGCAATCTTAGGTGAATGCACCCACCAATTACACTGGAGAAATCTTTTAGGGCTGAATTTTCAATGCAAAGAACTCTCAGGAATCTCAGCTTAGGAAGGGACACTGATGAGAGTCCAAAGTCAAGAAGACTTCGGACATTAGGCATCACATGTAAAATCTGATCACTCAAAGTTTGAAAACTAAAACGATAAGACATCAAGTTGTCAGACGATGATGATGCACCAGCTTGGCCTGCATTTTTTTTAAAGTGCACCACAAGTCAGAAAAACGCTAGCCACACATAAGGACATGTAGTAAAATAGAAAATGAAATCAGTTAATAGGAAGAGATCAGGAGACAAAGGCTGACCTGAAGTTTTGTTGCTGGTATCGAGAAAACCATCTTGTCTTGCTTCTTCTATGCACCAGTCATGTAAGATATCGTGAATCCTTATtctctctatccatccatgtgcCCGACTTCTGCAAACAACTTGGACCAAGCTTCTCTGAGCCAACTCGGTTACATAGCTCCGTGCTGTTTCTTCTAGTGTATGGTTTGGTGTATGCGGAATGAAACTTTCTGCTATCCACAACTCAATAAGATGCGGCACATATATTTCATAATCCTCGGGAAAAGCAGCAAAATAAAGTAAACAAGATCTCAAATGATGATTTGGTAGGTCCTTGTAACTGCGTGCCAGTATGACACTCATCATTTGTCCATCCTTGGTTGCTGGCCAATCAGAGAGTATATCGGACCATATTTGTGCATTTAGATTTTTAGACAGATAACCTCCCAAAACTCCAAGTGCAAGCGGCAATCCATCACATTTCTTTGCAAGGTTTCTCCCAAGTTTTTCAAACTCGTCCACATCACGTATGACAGACCTTCTGTATGATGGTAAAGCTTTGCAACTAAATAGTTCCCAACTTTTCTCTTCATCTAACTTCTTCAAATGATGAACATAGGTTGGCATCTGAACATGGGTTGCAACATCTTCTTTTCATGTGGTTAACAGCACTCTACTACCATTAGTTTCATCTGGAAAGACTTTAATCGTTCTGTTTAATTGCTCCCATGTATCTGTTTCCCAAACGTCATCAAGAACTACTAAGTACCTCTTTTGTGACAGAAATTCATTGATCTTCTTTCCCACCTCATACTCCTTCATTTGGTCAACTGACTTGTCCTTGTGCCCTGTGATTTGTTTCATAATATCTTTTAGCAAATCAACACCCTTGAACTTTTGAGATACAGTCACCCAAGCAAGTGTGTCAAAGTGCTCCTTAACTCTAGATGAAGTGTAGACCTTTCTAGCAAGTGTTGTTTTTCCTGCCCCGCCCATGGAAACTATAGACACAACACTAAGCAGGTAATCATTGTCAACTAACTTGTCCACTATTTCTTTGCGCTCATCCTCAAAACCAACCATGACAGCATCATCTTCAGAGTTTTGACGTATAGGACCATCATCTTGTGGAGACTCATCCTCAACGAGAACATTATTATCCAAATTAATATTCAGCTTTTCCGCACTTGCAAAAATCTCATTGAGCTTCCTTCTTACATGTTGAATTTCAACACCGATTTTACGAAGGGTGACCAAGTCAGTCGGTAGGCGAGCATACCTTGAAATAGCACCCATGAATCCCTTCTTGAGCCTGTTTCTCTTCTCCATGTGATCTGCAGCTTCAATGATGTTCTGAGCTTCATAAGCCGCATCCCTGATCTGGCTCACCAAGACTGTAACCCTTGCATTTCCTGATCTCCACTTGCTATCAACATCTTTGAGGTAGGCCTTCAACCTCATCAGTTCATCTTTCAACAACCCCACTTCAAGGTTGACTGCACACAAGAATGTGGTCTCCTGGACTGCAAGACTGCCCACGCTCCTGAGCACGGTGCTCACAGCCGACTGCGCCATCGCCCCTTTCTTCTTCCCCCCTCAAAGACAGGGAATAGTTTTTTCGTCAGACTCGGATCAGCAAGAACGGATGGCTTGTTACGCTCAATGCTTGATCAGCTAGCTAGCGTGCATCTCCCTCCCATTACCTTAGTCAGGCTCGGACTGCAAGCCTGCAAGTAGCCATGGTTGACCGTGAGAACGTACTGTGCCGAGGAGAGGAGATAAGATAAGACGAGAACGAGAAAAGGTGGAAGAGACAGATCTGAGAGACTCACCGACGGGATTGTGCAGACTGCGGCCGACGGGAGGGAGCAGCGCACCGTTCCCCGGCGGCTTCAACCACAGCACGGGCAGCGGTGCTTCCCCAGCCCAGATCCCTCCACGTGGCTCGCTCTCCGGCGCGCCGAGGCCTCCTCCGTGCACGGTTGCGGTGCGGGGTGTTGGCAGTGTAGCGGCGTTGGCCTCCCCTTGGACGGTGTCGACGGCGGCGTGCTCGGCTGGCGACTGTGGCGCTGTGCAGGCGGCGGCTCcacgagagagggagagagagagagcgcgTGAGAGTGAGTGAATGGGGAAGTGCTGCTGCTGGGcaagctgttgctgctgctgtttctACTCACATGCATCGACTTCGCTGGCCAAGACTCGAAACAGTGCTAGTGAATTATTGCATCTCCGTGTGGAAGTGTGGAAAAGGTAGACCGCCCATGGTGGGTCAGTATGTCACAGGTTCAGTGTTTTTATTTTAAATTAAACAGAAGAGGGGTCTCGAAGGACCCCGAATGTGCACCAGATATTTATGTGAACAGTACAAGCACCAATTACACAAGGACCAACATAGCACAGAAAATTACAGAGCAGTCCTTGCTTTTTGCAAAGAGGACCCCagaacagaaaatagaaaatCAATCTAGTCCTTAAACACAGCACCAACCGGAAACCAAAGCCGTCGTCGCCGGGGACGAACCGCTTGGGGCGGCGGCTTCGCTGCGCTATGTCCATCAAGCCTGCAGAAACAGCAGCAGAAGCTCGGCTAATACTAAACTGCCTCCCATCAGACGACGGCGCATAGGAAGGAAAGAACGGAGCCGACAATGCTCCAATAGGCCGCCCTTCGACCAAAAGAAGCAGGGGGAAGCCAGCAAGCAGGGACAGTGGCATCCCCAGCCCATCAGGTCATTATTCCTgtatttatttcaggattttcgcCGATGCGCTTTCAGTCTCAAAATGATATGCCGGCGTAATCTTTCGAatgtgctcataggggtagggtgtgcgtgtgtgcattcatatggatgagtgtatgcgcgtatgTACGAGCGCTTGCGTAGCACCCATCTATAATGAGCTACAGTGACCCTCGTGTTTAAGCTAAGTCATTTTGATTTGCAATGCTTGATCACCTTTGGAATCATATCTCATTTCAAACTCCTTCACTGATTCAAAAAATGCAATTTGCAAGTGAAATTTAAAGTTGCACAAAAATGGTTGCAAGTGGGTGGGTGACCATCTCTTGTATATATAGCATGGTGGAGAGATGCTAAGTCAGCTGGTAAGTGATGCGAAGTCAAGTATATTGTTTAGCCTGAATATTTCTGTACATGACAAGGTAGTTGTGTGCCAAAATTTGGGGATAATTACATAATCGTTGAATTTTAAATACCTCAGACTTCCAGCTTTAATGGGACTAGACACAAGTGATTGCTTTGAGTATCTAATTGACCACATCAATCAGTTGGTGAGTGGATGGAAAGAGAAGCTATTACCGACAGGAGGAAAGGAAACATTGATCAAATCAGTTGTTCAAGCCATTCCGGTGTTTGCAATGTCGATATTCAAAATCACAAAAACAATTTTGAAGGGATGAAAGATGCAATATCTAAGTACTAGTGGGGTGGTGATGAGAACCACAAGAGTATGCATTGGGCGGCTTGGTGGAAATTATGTGTTCCGAAGGAGAGAGTAGGACTTGGATTCAGAGATTTACATAGCTTTAATTTAGCAATGTTGGCTAAGCAAGTATGGCACCTCCTGGAGAACCTTGATTCATTATGTGCAAAACTTGTGTGGGCCAATTACTATCCGTATGTGAGCCTTTTGGAAGCCCAAATGAAGAATGGCAGTTCATATACTTGGCAAAGTATCTGTGCTGGAATCCAGACCTTTAAGAGAGGTACAATATGGCATATTGGGGTTGGTACTCAGGTAAATATTTGGACCGATCCATGGATCTCGGCCATCGTTGTAGGACGTGTAATCTAGAGGGGGAACTTTGCTTTCGAAGATATCTAAACTCGTTGAACCAGGGACAGGGCTATGGGATCAACAGTTAGTAGATGATCT belongs to Triticum urartu cultivar G1812 chromosome 7, Tu2.1, whole genome shotgun sequence and includes:
- the LOC125520448 gene encoding LOW QUALITY PROTEIN: probable disease resistance protein At1g58602 (The sequence of the model RefSeq protein was modified relative to this genomic sequence to represent the inferred CDS: substituted 1 base at 1 genomic stop codon), encoding MAQSAVSTVLRSVGSLAVQETTFLCAVNLEVGLLKDELMRLKAYLKDVDSKWRSGNARVTVLVSQIRDAAYEAQNIIEAADHMEKRNRLKKGFMGAISRYARLPTDLVTLRKIGVEIQHVRRKLNEIFASAEKLNINLDNNVLVEDESPQDDGPIRQNSEDDAVMVGFEDERKEIVDKLVDNDYLLSVVSIVSMGGAGKTTLARKVYTSSRVKEHFDTLAWVTVSQKFKGVDLLKDIMKQITGHKDKSVDQMKEYEVGKKINEFLSQKRYLVVLDDVWETDTWEQLNRTIKVFPDETNGSRVLLTTXKEDVATHVQMPTYVHHLKKLDEEKSWELFSCKALPSYRRSVIRDVDEFEKLGRNLAKKCDGLPLALGVLGGYLSKNLNAQIWSDILSDWPATKDGQMMSVILARSYKDLPNHHLRSCLLYFAAFPEDYEIYVPHLIELWIAESFIPHTPNHTLEETARSYVTELAQRSLVQVVCRSRAHGWIERIRIHDILHDWCIEEARQDGFLDTSNKTSGQAGASSSSDNLMSYRFSFQTLSDQILHVMPNVRSLLDFGLSSVSLPKLRFLRVLCIENSALKDFSSVIGGCIHLRLLRLRYCEGVALPSSVGKLLYLQTIELKNRSLDSQVPNSLWDIPTLRHVYLHNGFSLPPPARSVRLQLKELQSFVLHLAPVGTDFRCHDMMIFLGQLNQLTTFSLYMDPNIPAEVINIFPNMSHLVSISLYEFDVLDKLPAEFPQSVRHLMLHANVIKQDPMPILEELPCLVELELSGYKGQTMICSAQGFPRLQELELCNFSTEEWRMEEGAMPKLFHLKLESCRKMSKLPEGLLHLPSLGHLTLSYMPQISEDDITRKELRQKGCEVEI